One window of the Thermoplasmata archaeon genome contains the following:
- a CDS encoding ribbon-helix-helix domain-containing protein, which produces MFDKAPDRARVPPRGPGRGPTEEEDARIALRCNRKELRLVDSFVANGEFESRSELVRAALHAFLRSRALSTAPSPPVDAEGYIEVPVRLRPDEYAVFETYARHVANGRPVRDLLAEIVRRGEAELKVQELTARARATVREAVESRAQAGALQDSAKDLERKGVVGR; this is translated from the coding sequence GTGTTCGACAAGGCACCGGACCGCGCTCGCGTACCCCCACGGGGTCCCGGCCGCGGCCCGACGGAAGAGGAGGACGCGCGCATCGCCCTACGGTGCAACCGCAAGGAGCTTCGACTGGTCGACTCGTTCGTCGCGAACGGCGAGTTCGAGAGCCGGTCGGAGCTCGTGCGGGCGGCGCTGCACGCGTTCCTGCGCTCCCGTGCCCTGTCGACCGCACCGTCGCCCCCCGTGGACGCCGAGGGCTACATCGAGGTCCCCGTGCGGCTGCGCCCGGACGAGTACGCCGTCTTCGAGACCTACGCGCGGCACGTCGCCAACGGCCGGCCGGTGAGGGACCTCCTCGCCGAGATCGTCCGGCGCGGCGAGGCCGAGCTGAAGGTCCAGGAGCTGACGGCGCGCGCCCGGGCCACCGTGCGAGAGGCCGTCGAGAGCCGGGCGCAGGCGGGCGCCCTCCAGGACAGCGCGAAGGACCTGGAGCGCAAGGGGGTCGTCGGTCGGTAG
- a CDS encoding dihydrofolate reductase family protein, whose protein sequence is MSPIVELDGPPARPTVWVNFACSADGRLAYAGGRRARLSDAADLARVQEIRAQSDAILVGVGTVLLDDPSLRVHWELLQRAAGTPPARVVVDSLGRTPERAKVLDGSLRTIVAVSERSARAFPPAVEVIVAGRERVDLPLLFARLAERGVRRLLIEGGAEVIASVLRAGLFDRITVYHAPVVIGGRTAPPVATGRETADEAGAVRLRLEGVERLGEGFVATYRPRPPDPD, encoded by the coding sequence GTGAGCCCGATCGTGGAGCTCGACGGCCCCCCCGCGCGCCCGACCGTCTGGGTGAACTTCGCGTGCTCGGCGGACGGGCGGCTCGCCTATGCCGGGGGACGTCGTGCACGCCTGTCGGACGCCGCCGATCTCGCTCGCGTGCAGGAGATCCGCGCCCAGTCCGACGCGATCCTGGTGGGCGTCGGCACGGTGCTGCTCGACGACCCATCCCTGCGGGTCCACTGGGAGCTGCTCCAGCGCGCCGCCGGCACCCCGCCCGCCCGGGTGGTCGTCGACTCGCTCGGCCGCACCCCCGAGCGCGCGAAGGTCCTCGACGGGTCGCTGCGAACGATCGTCGCGGTGAGCGAGCGCAGTGCGCGGGCCTTCCCGCCCGCGGTCGAGGTGATCGTCGCCGGCCGCGAGCGGGTCGACCTCCCGCTCCTGTTCGCGCGGCTCGCGGAGCGGGGCGTGCGCCGGCTCTTGATCGAAGGCGGAGCGGAGGTGATCGCGAGCGTGCTGCGGGCGGGGCTGTTCGATCGGATCACGGTCTACCACGCACCGGTCGTCATCGGCGGCCGGACCGCGCCCCCCGTCGCGACCGGGCGCGAGACCGCCGACGAGGCCGGCGCCGTCCGCCTGCGGCTCGAGGGCGTCGAGCGACTGGGCGAAGGGTTCGTCGCGACATACCGGCCGCGCCCGCCCGACCCGGACTAG
- a CDS encoding flap structure-specific endonuclease (FEN-1; Rad2; similar to eukaryotic enzymes; endonuclease that cleave the 5'overhanging flap structure that is generated by displacement synthesis when DNA polymerase encounters the 5'end of a downstream Okazaki fragment; as 5'endo-/exonuclease and 5'pseudo-Y-endonuclease activities; cleaves the junction between single and double-stranded regions of flap DNA), translated as MGLPLRDLVTAQELPWEALSGRTLAVDGYNAVYQFLATIRQRDGQLFCDPDGRVTSHLMGVFYRTTSLLQEGVLPVWVFDGRPPERKAGTIRQRIAAKEKAEGEYQEALAAGDLETARRKAAQTSRLTRSMVDELDELLAALGVPTVPAPGEGEAQAAAMAAAGAVWASASEDYDTLLFGAPRLVRGLAARGRTGATQGAQLIDRDALLAQLGIDGEELIRLGVIIGTDFNEGAPGYGPKKALKIVQEHLGFAATMEKVGLDPKEADDVAEIFRHPSATSVGPPAFGPVNEEAVVRLLVGQHAFSEARVRAAIARARRRPRPSSSPTEARGHQTLLETYGGAPE; from the coding sequence GTGGGGCTGCCGCTCCGCGACCTCGTCACCGCCCAGGAGCTCCCGTGGGAGGCGCTCTCCGGGCGAACGCTCGCGGTCGACGGCTACAATGCGGTCTACCAGTTCCTCGCGACGATCCGCCAGCGGGACGGCCAGCTGTTCTGCGACCCCGATGGCCGAGTGACCAGCCATCTCATGGGCGTCTTCTACCGCACGACCTCCCTCCTCCAGGAGGGCGTGCTGCCGGTCTGGGTCTTCGACGGCCGCCCGCCCGAGCGCAAGGCCGGGACGATCCGCCAGCGCATCGCGGCGAAGGAGAAGGCCGAAGGTGAGTACCAGGAGGCCCTCGCGGCCGGTGACCTCGAAACCGCGCGCCGCAAGGCGGCCCAGACCTCCCGATTGACCCGGTCGATGGTCGATGAGCTCGACGAGCTGCTGGCCGCCCTCGGGGTGCCCACGGTCCCCGCGCCCGGCGAGGGCGAGGCCCAGGCGGCCGCGATGGCGGCGGCCGGTGCCGTCTGGGCCAGCGCCTCGGAGGACTACGACACGCTGCTGTTCGGGGCCCCGCGCCTGGTGCGGGGGCTCGCGGCCCGAGGACGCACCGGCGCGACGCAGGGCGCGCAGCTGATCGACCGTGACGCGCTGCTGGCGCAGCTCGGCATCGACGGCGAGGAGCTGATCCGTCTCGGCGTGATCATCGGCACCGATTTCAACGAGGGCGCGCCGGGCTATGGTCCCAAGAAGGCGCTCAAGATCGTGCAAGAGCACCTCGGCTTCGCGGCGACGATGGAGAAGGTCGGCCTGGATCCGAAGGAAGCCGACGACGTCGCGGAGATCTTTCGCCACCCCAGCGCGACGTCGGTCGGCCCGCCGGCCTTCGGTCCGGTGAACGAGGAGGCGGTGGTGCGCCTGCTGGTCGGCCAGCACGCCTTCTCCGAGGCCCGGGTGCGCGCCGCCATCGCGCGCGCCCGACGCCGCCCCCGGCCGTCGTCGAGCCCCACGGAGGCGCGCGGGCACCAGACGCTGCTCGAGACCTACGGGGGCGCGCCGGAATGA
- a CDS encoding type IV pilin — protein MLPGEPTASEGAPPSRAGRLQQRARRRRSRRAVAEVVATIILLALTVVLFAAIFAFVTSFPPPPPQNSNQFQAKLTLGTNASSGCSKTSTTCNPVITAVSILHLAGPVVVPSALVYLKSSTIPMSPQFNSPYTLAQGGIPSGTVWNLGQSWVYAFPTGLQPVTTAIQPNNISVYIISSNSLLFSVTLPGQSFSFPPSFLATAVSPSTPTVGQAFNVTATVSGATSGSVYVNLQGIPGFTSTPVKKMTYAAATGQYYLLVTSSIGVSTSNGTYYLFFNASGTGGTSGSTALAITINPSTTTGSTTAALAVSPTQGVPGGTVTVSGSNFADSAAVSMTFGGTALTLSACTLGTLAGGKVTTTTSGTFSCSFTIPSPSGGAGTYPVVASITSPSQSATALFAVTTPAIVASPTSLAPSASLAVTGTGFSVSSTVLIYFKDGATNTTVGTSTNPCTSGSLITTGTGTFACTFTVPSGAGKATATLSVEDVATGKWVTESITVT, from the coding sequence ATGCTCCCCGGAGAACCGACGGCGTCCGAGGGCGCTCCCCCCAGCCGAGCCGGGCGTCTGCAGCAGCGCGCGCGACGCCGGCGATCGCGTCGCGCGGTCGCCGAAGTCGTCGCGACGATCATCCTGCTGGCGCTGACGGTGGTCCTGTTCGCCGCCATCTTCGCCTTCGTCACGAGCTTCCCCCCGCCGCCCCCCCAGAATTCAAACCAGTTCCAGGCGAAGCTCACCCTGGGGACGAACGCCTCCAGCGGATGCTCGAAGACCTCGACCACGTGCAACCCGGTGATCACCGCGGTGAGCATCCTTCACCTGGCCGGGCCGGTCGTCGTCCCCTCGGCCTTGGTCTATCTCAAGTCGTCCACGATTCCGATGAGCCCCCAGTTCAATTCGCCCTACACGCTCGCTCAGGGCGGCATCCCCTCGGGAACGGTGTGGAACCTCGGGCAGAGCTGGGTCTATGCCTTCCCGACGGGCCTGCAGCCCGTCACCACGGCGATCCAGCCGAACAACATCTCGGTCTACATCATCAGCTCCAACTCCCTCCTCTTCAGCGTGACGCTGCCGGGTCAGTCGTTCTCGTTCCCACCCAGCTTCCTCGCCACGGCGGTGAGCCCGTCGACGCCCACCGTCGGGCAGGCGTTCAACGTCACCGCGACCGTCTCGGGAGCGACGTCGGGCTCGGTCTATGTCAACCTTCAGGGGATACCGGGCTTCACGTCGACCCCCGTGAAGAAGATGACCTACGCCGCGGCCACCGGTCAGTACTACCTGCTCGTGACCTCGTCGATCGGGGTGAGCACGTCGAACGGCACGTACTACCTCTTCTTCAATGCCTCCGGGACGGGGGGGACGAGCGGCTCGACCGCGCTCGCGATCACGATCAATCCCTCGACGACGACCGGCAGCACGACGGCCGCCCTCGCGGTATCGCCCACCCAGGGAGTTCCGGGCGGGACCGTGACCGTCTCGGGCTCGAACTTCGCCGATTCCGCTGCCGTTTCCATGACGTTCGGAGGGACGGCGCTCACGTTGAGCGCGTGCACTTTGGGGACGCTTGCGGGCGGTAAGGTGACCACGACGACGTCCGGCACGTTCAGCTGCAGCTTCACCATCCCGAGCCCCTCGGGTGGCGCGGGAACCTACCCGGTGGTCGCCAGCATCACGTCGCCATCTCAGTCGGCGACCGCCCTGTTCGCGGTCACTACCCCCGCCATCGTGGCCTCGCCGACGTCCCTAGCGCCGAGCGCCTCGCTCGCCGTCACCGGGACCGGATTCTCGGTCAGCAGCACCGTCCTGATCTACTTCAAGGACGGGGCCACCAACACGACGGTGGGAACGTCAACGAACCCCTGCACCTCCGGCTCGCTGATCACGACCGGGACGGGGACCTTCGCATGCACCTTCACGGTACCCTCGGGTGCCGGCAAGGCGACCGCCACGCTCTCGGTCGAGGACGTCGCGACCGGGAAGTGGGTCACCGAGTCGATCACCGTGACCTAG
- a CDS encoding DNA primase small subunit PriS, producing the protein MAKTLPLDASALDWARAVFADYYGRARVPPPDRLTRREFAAFPFAAETLMRRHATLRTPEELGAFLAREVPRHVYYSSAYYRRPAEPTMAAKEWLGADLIFDLDSDHLKGAERLDYAGQLELVKHRLAALFDDFLVRDFGVDPGATSLVFSGGRGYHVHVRDERFLPLSSPERRELVDYVLGTGVEPMRAVTSEPAGPAEPDGAAPEGGPPSRRRRAASRHLVPPDAPGWSGRTTRAVLEVLSRWDGAGAEVAEREMIEDGVPPRAAKKWAKLLVTDGGGRKIRRTLSLDVFPKEVPEELLGAVVRRATIEVQGETDAPVTTDIHRLIRLPGSLHGGTGFRVVPLERDALEEFDPFRDALLAAPDEGRTPITFTEAVRYPFAGGLRGEPGSTDELPTPVALFLVLRQEATLRS; encoded by the coding sequence GTGGCGAAGACCCTCCCGCTCGATGCGTCGGCCCTAGACTGGGCGCGCGCGGTGTTCGCGGACTACTACGGGCGGGCTCGCGTGCCGCCGCCCGACCGGCTCACCCGTCGTGAGTTCGCGGCGTTCCCGTTCGCCGCCGAGACCCTCATGCGCCGTCACGCGACCCTGCGGACGCCCGAAGAGCTGGGCGCGTTCCTCGCCCGCGAGGTCCCGCGGCACGTCTACTACTCCTCGGCGTACTACCGTCGCCCGGCCGAGCCGACGATGGCCGCCAAGGAGTGGCTGGGCGCCGACCTGATCTTCGACCTCGATTCCGACCACCTCAAGGGCGCCGAGCGGCTCGACTACGCCGGGCAGCTCGAGCTGGTCAAGCACCGGCTCGCGGCGCTCTTCGACGACTTCCTCGTTCGCGACTTCGGCGTCGACCCGGGCGCGACGTCGCTCGTGTTCTCGGGCGGCCGCGGTTACCACGTGCACGTGCGGGACGAGCGGTTCCTGCCGCTCTCGAGCCCGGAGCGCCGGGAGCTCGTCGACTATGTCCTGGGCACGGGCGTCGAGCCGATGCGCGCCGTCACGAGCGAGCCCGCGGGCCCCGCCGAGCCCGACGGCGCCGCACCGGAGGGCGGGCCGCCGTCGCGCCGGCGGCGGGCCGCGAGCCGACACCTGGTGCCACCGGACGCCCCCGGCTGGTCCGGCCGGACCACGCGGGCCGTGCTCGAGGTCCTGTCGCGCTGGGACGGGGCGGGCGCGGAGGTCGCCGAGCGCGAGATGATCGAGGATGGCGTCCCTCCGAGGGCGGCGAAGAAGTGGGCGAAGCTCCTGGTGACGGACGGCGGCGGTCGCAAGATCCGCCGGACCCTCTCGCTCGACGTCTTCCCGAAAGAGGTGCCCGAGGAGCTGCTCGGCGCGGTCGTCCGCCGGGCCACGATCGAGGTCCAGGGCGAGACCGACGCACCGGTGACGACGGACATCCACCGCCTGATCCGGCTGCCGGGTTCGCTGCACGGGGGCACGGGCTTCCGCGTCGTGCCGCTCGAGCGGGACGCGCTGGAGGAGTTCGACCCCTTCCGCGACGCGCTCCTCGCCGCCCCCGACGAGGGGCGGACGCCGATCACGTTCACGGAGGCGGTCCGCTACCCGTTCGCGGGCGGGCTGCGCGGCGAACCGGGCTCGACCGACGAGCTGCCTACGCCGGTGGCGCTGTTTCTGGTGCTGCGGCAGGAAGCGACGCTTCGCTCTTGA
- a CDS encoding PAC2 family protein, which yields MTAAMEFAWQEEVPDAENFGPGSVVLSAFPSAGLATIIAGHYMVRALKLPRIGRFESPDLAPVAVVQGGEVHPTVRAYGRRDLALVLSEFPPSPAQANAIARTILATAARRRARAIICLEGVVPHPEGETEAADATEGGDETGAEQIWVTYARRDPAFAAPFAAARARILEEGVIGGVSGALLVQGIGGAVPVAALLVSARIAEGLPDHRAGAALIETLDRLLPELQIDTLPLRAQAEQIEKALRAVIKSQRAGPPEPGGTGPESGPPSPEMYG from the coding sequence GTGACGGCCGCGATGGAGTTCGCCTGGCAGGAGGAGGTCCCGGACGCGGAAAACTTCGGCCCCGGCTCCGTCGTGCTCTCCGCCTTTCCGAGCGCGGGACTCGCGACGATCATCGCGGGTCACTACATGGTCCGCGCGCTCAAGCTGCCGCGGATCGGGAGGTTCGAGTCGCCCGACCTCGCGCCCGTCGCGGTCGTGCAGGGCGGCGAGGTGCACCCGACGGTGCGGGCCTACGGCCGCCGTGACCTCGCGCTGGTCCTCTCCGAGTTCCCGCCGAGCCCCGCGCAGGCGAACGCGATCGCCCGCACGATCCTGGCGACCGCCGCGCGACGTCGCGCGCGGGCGATCATCTGCCTCGAGGGGGTCGTTCCGCATCCGGAAGGAGAGACCGAGGCCGCCGATGCGACCGAGGGCGGCGACGAGACCGGCGCCGAGCAGATCTGGGTGACGTACGCCCGGCGGGATCCGGCGTTCGCCGCTCCGTTCGCGGCGGCCAGGGCCCGGATCCTGGAGGAAGGCGTGATCGGCGGGGTCTCGGGGGCGCTCCTCGTCCAGGGGATCGGTGGCGCGGTGCCGGTCGCGGCGCTCCTGGTGAGCGCACGCATCGCCGAGGGCCTCCCGGACCACCGGGCCGGGGCTGCGCTGATCGAGACGCTCGATCGTCTTCTGCCCGAGCTCCAGATCGACACGCTGCCGCTGCGGGCCCAGGCCGAGCAGATCGAGAAAGCGCTGAGGGCCGTGATCAAGTCGCAGCGGGCGGGCCCGCCCGAGCCCGGCGGCACCGGCCCGGAGAGCGGACCGCCGTCGCCCGAGATGTACGGCTAG
- a CDS encoding zinc-dependent alcohol dehydrogenase family protein, whose product MELVRPKDGLIEVTDRPRSDPGPHEVTLRVEACGVCRTDLHVVDGELPDPRLPLVPGHEIVGVVREVGVQVTDYRSGDRIGVPWLAWTCGECEYCRSGRENLCDRARFTGYTVDGGYADFARADARYVLRMPTAGSPVEVAPLLCSGLVGYRALRLAGEGPALGMYGFGGSAHLVAQVAIHRGQQVYAFTRPGDLAGQEFARELGATWAGGSDERPPRPLDAAIVFAPVGSLVPLALAATRKGGSVVCAGIHMSDIPSFPYSLLWGERVVRSVANLTRDDGREFLRLAAEIPVRTTTTAFPLARANEALAALREGRIRGSAVLVP is encoded by the coding sequence ATGGAGCTGGTACGGCCGAAGGACGGGCTGATCGAGGTCACCGATCGTCCTCGGTCGGATCCCGGGCCCCACGAGGTGACCCTCCGAGTGGAGGCGTGTGGCGTCTGCCGCACCGATCTCCACGTCGTGGATGGCGAACTCCCCGACCCTCGGCTGCCTCTCGTCCCGGGTCACGAGATCGTCGGGGTCGTGCGCGAGGTGGGGGTCCAGGTGACCGACTACCGGTCGGGGGATCGCATCGGAGTACCCTGGCTCGCGTGGACCTGCGGGGAATGCGAGTACTGCCGCTCCGGGCGCGAGAACCTGTGTGATCGAGCTCGCTTCACCGGCTACACCGTGGACGGGGGCTACGCCGACTTCGCTCGGGCGGACGCCCGCTACGTCTTGCGGATGCCGACGGCCGGCTCGCCGGTCGAGGTGGCGCCACTGCTCTGTTCGGGCCTCGTCGGGTACCGGGCCCTCCGTCTCGCCGGCGAGGGACCCGCCCTCGGAATGTACGGCTTCGGAGGCTCCGCGCACCTCGTGGCCCAGGTGGCGATCCACCGGGGCCAGCAGGTGTACGCGTTCACGCGGCCGGGCGACCTCGCGGGCCAGGAGTTCGCCCGAGAGCTGGGGGCCACGTGGGCCGGAGGGTCGGATGAGCGGCCTCCCCGGCCTCTCGATGCGGCGATCGTGTTCGCTCCGGTGGGATCGCTCGTCCCCCTCGCCCTGGCAGCGACCCGCAAGGGCGGTAGCGTCGTGTGCGCAGGCATCCACATGAGCGACATTCCGAGCTTCCCGTACTCCCTCCTGTGGGGGGAACGCGTCGTGCGCTCGGTGGCGAACCTCACCCGCGACGACGGCCGCGAGTTCCTCCGCCTGGCCGCCGAAATCCCCGTCCGCACCACAACCACCGCCTTCCCTCTCGCTCGGGCGAACGAAGCGCTCGCTGCCTTGCGCGAAGGCCGGATACGAGGCTCGGCCGTCCTCGTGCCCTGA
- a CDS encoding archaellin/type IV pilin N-terminal domain-containing protein, producing MNVFGHSERSWRKARKRGVSPIIATILLVAITVVLAAVLYVLISGLTKGPGTSPLGTDFGWGQPNNATGTTPVGCAATTLYCYSVEIVGIGGGITMSSLTLSLRNALGSTVAWPGATAPTISLISPTTAAAVATYATGTSSWTPVGSFNGLLASGMTVVVYLSTGPATGTHIGLLGDSIVAIGGSGWSGTVISSAFS from the coding sequence ATGAACGTGTTTGGACACAGTGAGCGAAGCTGGAGAAAGGCGCGCAAGCGCGGAGTCTCGCCGATCATCGCGACGATCTTACTCGTCGCGATCACGGTCGTGCTGGCCGCCGTGCTGTACGTGCTGATCTCGGGACTGACCAAGGGCCCGGGGACGTCCCCGCTCGGGACGGACTTCGGCTGGGGCCAGCCCAACAACGCGACGGGCACCACGCCGGTCGGATGCGCGGCCACCACGTTGTACTGCTACAGCGTTGAAATCGTAGGGATTGGCGGCGGAATCACCATGTCGTCGCTCACGCTCTCGCTCCGAAACGCTCTCGGTTCCACCGTGGCGTGGCCAGGTGCGACCGCGCCGACGATCAGCCTGATCAGCCCGACTACGGCCGCGGCGGTCGCGACCTACGCGACCGGCACGAGCTCGTGGACGCCGGTAGGCTCGTTCAACGGCCTGCTCGCGAGCGGCATGACGGTGGTCGTCTACCTCTCGACGGGTCCCGCGACGGGAACGCACATCGGTCTGCTCGGCGACTCGATCGTCGCGATCGGTGGCAGCGGCTGGTCGGGAACGGTCATCTCGTCTGCGTTCAGCTAG
- a CDS encoding fumarylacetoacetate hydrolase family protein, which yields MKLVHFTLSDQFHFGMITDANEFIDLDTACRDYYGVNPVKGADPSRFRDMQQFFQGGADSVEVTKKILEYIDRRRKMGWTPRAATGARYLFKAEEGVKLLAPIVRGTKIYCLASNSRSHLAEQQKEAPKQPYVFTRFFNSLVGPSESLVLNSAGAFPDAEVELGAVIGKRGKHIAPAQAMEHVAGYTVAVDMGYRDLQYPAEGPVDWVMGKGFDSTMAVGPWVVPKEEVGDVYPLRMELKVNGTVRQQGDTNDYLFRLPEILAHLSTGITLEPGDVLSLGSLGGVPGFEFGSPSRKLQSGDKIEAAIERIGRLVVPVKSEASLPAAAPETAPPA from the coding sequence GTGAAGCTCGTCCACTTCACCCTCTCCGACCAGTTCCACTTCGGCATGATCACCGACGCGAACGAGTTCATCGACCTCGACACGGCCTGCCGGGACTACTACGGCGTGAATCCCGTGAAGGGCGCCGACCCCAGCCGCTTTCGCGACATGCAGCAGTTCTTCCAGGGCGGCGCCGACTCCGTCGAGGTGACCAAGAAGATCCTGGAATACATCGACCGGCGTCGCAAGATGGGCTGGACCCCGCGCGCCGCCACCGGAGCCCGCTACCTGTTCAAGGCCGAGGAGGGGGTCAAGCTGCTCGCGCCGATCGTCCGGGGCACGAAGATCTACTGCCTCGCGTCGAATTCCCGCTCGCACCTCGCCGAGCAGCAGAAGGAAGCGCCGAAGCAGCCGTACGTCTTCACCCGGTTCTTCAACAGCCTCGTGGGGCCGAGCGAGTCGCTCGTGCTCAATAGCGCCGGCGCGTTCCCGGACGCGGAGGTGGAGCTCGGCGCGGTGATCGGCAAGCGCGGTAAGCACATCGCGCCGGCCCAGGCGATGGAGCACGTCGCCGGTTACACGGTCGCCGTCGACATGGGCTACCGGGACCTTCAGTACCCCGCGGAGGGGCCGGTCGACTGGGTGATGGGCAAGGGCTTCGACTCGACGATGGCGGTCGGGCCGTGGGTCGTGCCGAAGGAGGAGGTCGGGGACGTCTACCCGCTGCGGATGGAGCTGAAGGTCAACGGGACCGTGCGCCAGCAGGGCGACACGAACGACTACCTCTTCCGTCTGCCGGAGATCCTCGCGCACCTCTCGACCGGGATCACGCTCGAGCCGGGCGACGTTCTCTCGCTCGGGAGCCTCGGCGGCGTCCCGGGCTTCGAGTTCGGCAGCCCGAGCCGCAAGCTCCAGTCGGGCGACAAGATCGAGGCGGCGATCGAGCGGATCGGGCGGCTCGTCGTCCCCGTCAAGAGCGAAGCGTCGCTTCCTGCCGCAGCACCAGAAACAGCGCCACCGGCGTAG
- the ftcD gene encoding glutamate formimidoyltransferase: MSRFECVPNFSEGRDPAKVARIADAAREVPGVAVLDVESDPAHHRSVITLVGEGDALVDAVLRMMRVATATIDLTQHRGEHPRMGATDVVPFVPLGGASMAEAVGLAERLGERVASELGIPVYLYAAAARRPERADLAKVREGQFEGIRETIATDPARAPDFGPARVHPTAGAVAIGARPVLIAYNVYLTTGDVGVAKRIARTVRARDGGLPEVKALGFEIPERQRAQVSMNLTDYRVTPVHVAFEAVRRAAESSGVGVEESEIVGLVPEDALFDAAQSYLQLRAFDRANVLERKVRSTPAMTDESLAAFTDRLAARTPTPGGGSASAAAGALGAALGEMVLAYSIDPKAPAEELVRTRERLTGGRRRLLGLVEEDARSYEAVRAARRTRKDAGGTAGAETAYRDALRGAVAVPLETARLAEELRVDLEGVQSRTKRALSSDVTTALALLRAAVEGAVANVAINLEDLRSAGEATSEVEAALVRLRPSP, encoded by the coding sequence ATGAGCCGGTTCGAGTGCGTGCCGAACTTCTCGGAGGGTCGCGACCCGGCGAAGGTGGCGCGCATCGCCGACGCCGCACGCGAGGTGCCCGGGGTCGCCGTGCTCGACGTGGAGAGCGATCCCGCCCACCACCGCAGCGTGATCACGCTCGTGGGCGAGGGCGACGCGCTCGTCGACGCCGTGCTCCGCATGATGCGCGTGGCGACCGCGACGATCGATCTGACGCAGCACCGCGGCGAGCATCCGCGCATGGGCGCCACGGACGTCGTCCCGTTCGTGCCGCTCGGGGGCGCATCGATGGCGGAGGCGGTCGGCCTGGCCGAGCGCCTCGGCGAGCGGGTCGCGAGCGAGCTCGGGATCCCGGTCTACCTGTACGCGGCGGCCGCGCGCCGGCCCGAGCGGGCCGACCTCGCGAAGGTGCGCGAGGGCCAGTTCGAGGGGATCCGCGAGACGATCGCGACCGATCCGGCGCGCGCGCCGGACTTCGGGCCCGCCCGCGTGCATCCGACCGCGGGCGCGGTCGCGATCGGCGCCCGCCCGGTCCTCATCGCCTACAACGTCTACCTGACGACCGGCGACGTCGGCGTGGCGAAGCGGATCGCGCGCACCGTGCGGGCCCGGGACGGCGGTCTCCCCGAGGTCAAGGCGCTCGGCTTCGAGATCCCCGAGCGGCAGCGCGCGCAGGTGTCGATGAACCTCACCGACTACCGCGTGACCCCCGTGCATGTCGCCTTCGAGGCGGTCCGCCGGGCCGCGGAGTCCTCGGGGGTCGGCGTCGAGGAGTCCGAGATCGTCGGGCTCGTGCCGGAGGACGCGCTGTTCGACGCCGCGCAGTCCTATCTCCAACTCCGCGCCTTCGACCGGGCCAACGTCCTCGAGCGCAAGGTCCGCTCCACCCCGGCGATGACCGACGAGAGCCTCGCGGCGTTCACCGACCGCCTCGCGGCGCGGACGCCGACGCCCGGGGGCGGGAGCGCGAGCGCGGCCGCCGGAGCGCTCGGGGCCGCGCTCGGCGAGATGGTGCTCGCCTACTCGATCGACCCGAAGGCACCGGCCGAGGAGCTCGTCCGGACGCGCGAGCGGCTCACCGGGGGCCGCCGCCGCCTGCTCGGGCTCGTCGAGGAGGACGCCCGGTCGTACGAGGCCGTCCGTGCCGCCCGACGGACGCGCAAGGACGCCGGCGGCACGGCCGGCGCGGAGACCGCCTACCGCGACGCCCTCCGTGGGGCGGTCGCGGTTCCGCTCGAGACCGCCCGCCTCGCCGAGGAGCTCCGGGTCGACCTCGAAGGGGTCCAGTCCCGGACGAAGCGGGCGCTATCGAGCGACGTGACGACCGCGCTCGCGCTCCTGCGTGCCGCGGTCGAGGGCGCGGTCGCGAACGTCGCGATCAACCTCGAGGACCTGCGTTCGGCCGGCGAGGCGACGTCCGAGGTCGAGGCCGCGCTCGTGCGGCTGCGTCCGAGCCCGTGA